The following proteins come from a genomic window of Malus sylvestris chromosome 4, drMalSylv7.2, whole genome shotgun sequence:
- the LOC126619161 gene encoding rubisco accumulation factor 1.1, chloroplastic-like, which translates to MLSLTVNSLKPFSSFNPTTTFLSSTSFLNPHPPPLLHHKPSSPKPISATLTPSSSTQQQQKQVYQPFRPPPSPIPSKFRSLDANGRLEILANRLGLWFEYAPLIPSLTQEGFTPPTIEEITGISGVEQNRLVVAAQVRDSLVQSNTDPEIVSEFDLGGSELLYEIRLLSVQQRAAASRFIIENKLDGKGAQDLARSMKDFPRRRTEKGWESFDYASPGDCLGFMYFRQGREHKNPSEPRTAALEQALKVAQTDKAKKVILKELEGESEDKEEEEEDVAAGVRVPVVRLKFGEVAESTKVVILPVCRADEKDKEVMEAPWECTSEGELGVMVAEKGWKRWVVLPGWEPVVSLGKGGVVVSFSDARVLPWKANRWYKEEPILVVADRSKREVEADDGFYLAAVDGEGLGFKVVRGSALKEAGVEESLGTVVLIVRPPRDETDDQLSDEDWE; encoded by the coding sequence ATGCTTTCTTTAACAGTAAACTCTCTTAAGCCCTTCTCATCTTTCAACCCCACCACCACCTTCTTATCCTCCACCTCCTTCCTCAACCCCCACCCACCACCCCTCCTGCACCACAAACCCTCCTCCCCAAAACCCATTTCCGCCACCCTCACTCCCTCCTCCAGCACCCAACAACAACAGAAACAAGTCTACCAGCCATTCCGGCCGCCCCCATCTCCAATCCCCTCCAAATTCCGCTCCCTCGACGCCAATGGCCGCCTCGAGATCCTCGCCAACCGCCTCGGCCTCTGGTTCGAATACGCCCCACTAATCCCCTCCCTAACCCAAGAAGGCTTTACTCCCCCCACCATCGAAGAAATCACCGGCATTTCCGGCGTCGAGCAGAACCGCCTGGTGGTGGCGGCGCAGGTGAGGGACTCTTTAGTTCAATCCAACACCGACCCAGAAATTGTTTCCGAATTCGACTTGGGGGGCTCCGAATTGTTGTACGAAATTCGGCTCCTGAGCGTCCAGCAGCGAGCTGCTGCTTCCCGTTTCATAATTGAGAACAAGCTTGATGGCAAAGGCGCTCAGGATTTGGCCCGTTCGATGAAAGACTTCCCTCGTCGGCGGACCGAAAAGGGTTGGGAGAGCTTTGACTATGCCAGCCCTGGTGATTGTTTAGGGTTTATGTATTTTAGGCAGGGGAGGGAGCACAAGAATCCATCCGAACCTAGAACTGCTGCTTTAGAGCAGGCATTGAAGGTTGCACAGACTGATAAGGCTAAAAAAGTAATTTTGAAAGAGTTGGAGGGGGAGAGTGAAgataaagaggaggaggaggaggatgttGCGGCGGGGGTTCGGGTTCCGGTTGTGAGGTTGAAGTTTGGGGAGGTGGCAGAGTCGACTAAAGTTGTGATCTTGCCGGTTTGTAGGGCGGACGAAAAGGATAAGGAGGTTATGGAGGCGCCGTGGGAGTGTACAAGTGAGGGGGAGCTTGGGGTTATGGTGGCAGAGAAGGGGTGGAAGAGGTGGGTGGTGTTGCCGGGTTGGGAGCCAGTGGTCAGTTTAGGGAAGGGCGGAGTGGTGGTGTCGTTCAGTGACGCGAGGGTTTTGCCTTGGAAGGCGAATAGGTGGTATAAGGAAGAGCCTATACTGGTGGTGGCCGATAGGAGCAAGAGAGAGGTGGAAGCTGATGACGGGTTTTATTTGGCGGCGGTGGATGGTGAGGGTTTGGGGTTTAAGGTTGTAAGGGGATCGGCATTGAAGGAAGCTGGTGTGGAGGAGAGTTTAGGGACTGTGGTGTTGATCGTGAGGCCGCCAAGAGACGAGACAGACGATCAACTAAGCGATGAGGATTGGGAGTAG